One part of the Glycine soja cultivar W05 chromosome 11, ASM419377v2, whole genome shotgun sequence genome encodes these proteins:
- the LOC114377672 gene encoding crossover junction endonuclease MUS81 isoform X1 encodes MENRTTQVRCPENQELATYVWNKWKEMAQQPKGISDNIDMTLSKAHFNLCNSKTPIRTIKDFSQVKGVGKMILKLMQGFFGTGSEPEDLTKKGKRTKGTKRYMPQRNSVAYALLITLYRGTSSGNEFMHKQELIDASEASGLSRVPIAPEKGKGKPGHFGSSSRDWYSGWSCMKTLIAKGLIVKSSCPAKYMLTQEGKEAARDCLARSGMAESIEMSSSVEIPSCMDNQNLLDVELNGHDLESEVLSPLTQQKKPIDVPLDCLERFTQMGYSKEHIIGAFTEVSKSHPNKDVSSLWPAVLCHLREEQVYGSQPESQRSRDLIVKDSRAVSLHVRNICSHDIPPFTLRACSSADRPMQNPNKDELVSKLNILNVPPLSLGERFEDAYDVVLILDDREQFATQGSRSRKIIENIRSQFKIQIEVRRLPVGDGIWIARHKTLNSEYVLDFIVERKKTNDLCSSIRDNRYKDQKLRLLRCGLKKLIYLVEGDPNSSEAAESIKTACFTTEILEGFDVQRTSGLGDTLRKYGYLTQAISQYYKSEIFEDNVKGSGACPPFDEFIKRCQDLEKTTVSDVFAMQLMQVPQVTEEVAMAVLDLFPTLFSLARAYSLLDGDGCAQEEMLRRQSNSVINAVASRNIFQFVWGS; translated from the exons ATGGAGAACCGAACCACCCAGGTTCGGTGCCCGGAGAACCAGGAGCTGGCCACCTACGTGTGGAACAAGTGGAAGGAAATGGCGCAGCAACCCAAAGGCATTTCTGACAACATCGACATGACCCTTTCCAAGGCCCACTTTAATCTCTGTAACTCCAAAACCCCCATTCGAACCATCAAAGATTTCTCTCAAGTCAA GGGTGTGGGGAAAATGATTTTGAAGCTCATGCAGGGGTTTTTTGGGACTGGTTCTGAACCAGAAGACTTGACTAAAAAGG GAAAAAGAACTAAAGGAACCAAACGTTATATGCCTCAGAGGAACTCTGTGGCATATGCATTGTTGATAACCCTTTACAG GGGAACTTCAAGCGGGAATGAATTTATGCATAAACAGGAACTAATTGACGCTTCCGAAGCAAGTGGGCTATCTCGAGTGCCGATTGc GCCagaaaaagggaaaggaaaacCTGGACATTTTGGAAGTTCTTCACGGGATTGGTATAGTGGATGGAGTTGCATGAAGACCTTGATAGCTAAGGGATTAATTGTAAAATCAAGTTGCCCTGCTAA GTACATGCTAACTCAAGAAGGTAAGGAAGCAGCACGCGATTGTCTTGCAAGATCTGGAATGGCAGAATCTATAGAGATGTCGTCTTCTGTTGAAATTCCTTCTTGTATGGATAACCAAAACTTGTTGGATGTGGAGCTCAATGGTCATGACTTGGAATCAGAGGTGTTGTCACCCTTGACCCAGCAAAAGAAGCCAATAGATGTTCCTCTTGATTGCCTTGAGAGG TTTACTCAAATGGGTTACTCCAAGGAGCACATTATTGGTGCTTTCACTGAAGTTTCCAAAAGCCATCCAAATAAAGATGTCTCATCTCTGTGGCCTGCTGTTTTATGTCATCTTCGAGAGGAACAAGTCTATGGTTCACAGCCAGAATCTCAAA GGTCCAGAGACCTCATTGTAAAAGACAGCAGAGCTGTGAGCTTGCATGTGCGAAACATTTGTTCTCATGATATTCCTCCTTTCACCTTGAGAGCTTGCTCATCAGCT GACCGACCCATGCAAAATCCTAACAAGGATGAGCTTGTATCAAAGTTGAACATTTTAAATGTGCCACCATTGAGCTTGGGGGAGAGATTTGAGGATGCTTATGACGTAGTTTTAATTTTGGATGATCGGGAGCAATTTGCCACACAGGG ATCAAGATCCAGGAAAATTATTGAGAATATCCGCAGCCAGTTCAAAATCCAGATAGAG GTTCGACGATTGCCAGTCGGAGATGGGATTTGGATAGCGCGCCATAAAACTCTGAACAGTGAATATGTGTTGGATTTTATTGTTGAGAGGAAGAAAACTAATGATCTATGCAGTTCAATCCGGGATAACCGCTATAAGGATCAAAAACTAAGACTTCTG AGGTGTGGGCTGAAGAAGCTGATATATCTTGTGGAAGGTGACCCAAATTCTTCTGAAGCTGCTGAAAGCATAAAAACTGC TTGTTTTACAACTGAGATTCTGGAGGGATTTGATGTTCAGAGAACAAGTGGCTTAGGTGATACTCTAAGGAAGTATGGTTATCTTACCCAAGCAATTTCTCAATATTACAAGTCAGAAATTTTTGAAGACAATGTTAAAGGCTCTGGGGCATGTCCTCCCTTTGATGAATTTATTAAAAGGTGTCAAGACCTTGAAAAAACAACAGTTAGTGATGTATTTGCCATGCAGCTTATGCAG GTCCCCCAAGTTACAGAGGAGGTTGCCATGGCTGTGTTGGATTTGTTCCCCACACTTTTCTCTCTTGCCCGTGCTTACTCACTACTC GATGGTGATGGTTGTGCCCAGGAGGAGATGCTTCGAAGACAGAGTAACAGTGTGATCAATGCAGTTGCCAGTAGGAACATTTTTCAGTTCGTTTGGGGCAGCTGA
- the LOC114377672 gene encoding crossover junction endonuclease MUS81 isoform X2, with product MENRTTQVRCPENQELATYVWNKWKEMAQQPKGISDNIDMTLSKAHFNLCNSKTPIRTIKDFSQVKGVGKMILKLMQGFFGTGSEPEDLTKKGKRTKGTKRYMPQRNSVAYALLITLYRGTSSGNEFMHKQELIDASEASGLSRVPIAPEKGKGKPGHFGSSSRDWYSGWSCMKTLIAKGLIVKSSCPAKYMLTQEGKEAARDCLARSGMAESIEMSSSVEIPSCMDNQNLLDVELNGHDLESEVLSPLTQQKKPIDVPLDCLERFTQMGYSKEHIIGAFTEVSKSHPNKDVSSLWPAVLCHLREEQVYGSQPESQRSRDLIVKDSRAVSLHVRNICSHDIPPFTLRACSSADRPMQNPNKDELVSKLNILNVPPLSLGERFEDAYDVVLILDDREQFATQGSRSRKIIENIRSQFKIQIEVRRLPVGDGIWIARHKTLNSEYVLDFIVERKKTNDLCSSIRDNRYKDQKLRLLRCGLKKLIYLVEGDPNSSEAAESIKTASPKLQRRLPWLCWICSPHFSLLPVLTHYSMVMVVPRRRCFEDRVTV from the exons ATGGAGAACCGAACCACCCAGGTTCGGTGCCCGGAGAACCAGGAGCTGGCCACCTACGTGTGGAACAAGTGGAAGGAAATGGCGCAGCAACCCAAAGGCATTTCTGACAACATCGACATGACCCTTTCCAAGGCCCACTTTAATCTCTGTAACTCCAAAACCCCCATTCGAACCATCAAAGATTTCTCTCAAGTCAA GGGTGTGGGGAAAATGATTTTGAAGCTCATGCAGGGGTTTTTTGGGACTGGTTCTGAACCAGAAGACTTGACTAAAAAGG GAAAAAGAACTAAAGGAACCAAACGTTATATGCCTCAGAGGAACTCTGTGGCATATGCATTGTTGATAACCCTTTACAG GGGAACTTCAAGCGGGAATGAATTTATGCATAAACAGGAACTAATTGACGCTTCCGAAGCAAGTGGGCTATCTCGAGTGCCGATTGc GCCagaaaaagggaaaggaaaacCTGGACATTTTGGAAGTTCTTCACGGGATTGGTATAGTGGATGGAGTTGCATGAAGACCTTGATAGCTAAGGGATTAATTGTAAAATCAAGTTGCCCTGCTAA GTACATGCTAACTCAAGAAGGTAAGGAAGCAGCACGCGATTGTCTTGCAAGATCTGGAATGGCAGAATCTATAGAGATGTCGTCTTCTGTTGAAATTCCTTCTTGTATGGATAACCAAAACTTGTTGGATGTGGAGCTCAATGGTCATGACTTGGAATCAGAGGTGTTGTCACCCTTGACCCAGCAAAAGAAGCCAATAGATGTTCCTCTTGATTGCCTTGAGAGG TTTACTCAAATGGGTTACTCCAAGGAGCACATTATTGGTGCTTTCACTGAAGTTTCCAAAAGCCATCCAAATAAAGATGTCTCATCTCTGTGGCCTGCTGTTTTATGTCATCTTCGAGAGGAACAAGTCTATGGTTCACAGCCAGAATCTCAAA GGTCCAGAGACCTCATTGTAAAAGACAGCAGAGCTGTGAGCTTGCATGTGCGAAACATTTGTTCTCATGATATTCCTCCTTTCACCTTGAGAGCTTGCTCATCAGCT GACCGACCCATGCAAAATCCTAACAAGGATGAGCTTGTATCAAAGTTGAACATTTTAAATGTGCCACCATTGAGCTTGGGGGAGAGATTTGAGGATGCTTATGACGTAGTTTTAATTTTGGATGATCGGGAGCAATTTGCCACACAGGG ATCAAGATCCAGGAAAATTATTGAGAATATCCGCAGCCAGTTCAAAATCCAGATAGAG GTTCGACGATTGCCAGTCGGAGATGGGATTTGGATAGCGCGCCATAAAACTCTGAACAGTGAATATGTGTTGGATTTTATTGTTGAGAGGAAGAAAACTAATGATCTATGCAGTTCAATCCGGGATAACCGCTATAAGGATCAAAAACTAAGACTTCTG AGGTGTGGGCTGAAGAAGCTGATATATCTTGTGGAAGGTGACCCAAATTCTTCTGAAGCTGCTGAAAGCATAAAAACTGC GTCCCCCAAGTTACAGAGGAGGTTGCCATGGCTGTGTTGGATTTGTTCCCCACACTTTTCTCTCTTGCCCGTGCTTACTCACTACTC GATGGTGATGGTTGTGCCCAGGAGGAGATGCTTCGAAGACAGAGTAACAGTGTGA